The nucleotide window CTTCTCCATCTCAGCATAAAATGATGATAAAACCAGTACTTTCAATATTGTAAATTTTGCAGAAAATAAAGTGAGTAGCAATAAGGCAGCAATTAGTGCAACAAGTGGGATCCACACCTTGGTTATCGACAGGGTCGATTGAGTGATGCAGTCACCTTTAGACAAATGAGTTTCATATGAGAATGTTTCTGTTGATGTGTGACTGCCTACACGAACGTTTACGAATTTGGTCTCTGCCTGTAGAAAACAAAGGATGAATAAGAAACACAAACAGGTTCTCAGCTGAATCCTAACATAAAAACCAGTACAACAACCAAGTTAATGAGGAATTTTTACATAGGGTTTCAGGTTACCTATCACATTTGATGATGTTACAACAATAACATCCATTTTCTTTACTTATAAACTTGTCAATCCTAAAAGGCATGTAAATATAAAAGGCATACTAGTTTTTGGCCTAGGCATAGGCCTAGCTGCCCTGACCAGGAAGCCTAAGGGATAAAAACAAATGGTGAGATCTTTGTAAGTGATACCTGTATGATTGGATGATGGGATTTTTGTTGTAAGGAAGTGATTTGATGGTTTGGATCCCTTATAAAAGTTTATAAATGGACGATTGTGTGTTTATGTGATTCTGCAGTCATCTGTGTATGCCAGGTCAATTTTGTATTTAGAAGAAATAGCAACAGCAAAAACGATAAGTATTGTATGAGATGACATTGACACCTTTGATTCAACTTGGAGCAGGGATCATCAGGGAGGTGAGAACTGTCAAGAGTCCTCCCTGTAAGGTAAATGTGGGGAGGGTCTCCAAAAACATTCCAATCTGGGAAGGAGAAGAGGAGAGAGACTCCTTACAGacttggaggagcagtgctgctCTTCCTTCCAATTCCTGCCCATGGAATCATATGTGGTACTTTTCTTAGTGTCTTTTGGCTGCTATCCTGAGGCCTTGATGATCTGTACACTGTTTGTGTCATCCCACCCGAATTCTCATTAATATCCTGTTGCAGCACTGATAATGCCATTGGGCCATGATATTTTGGAGGAGGTAGGGTAGTTAAATATTGGGGAGCTGCGTAAGGAAAGCTCCTTGACTCATTCACATCAGCGGAGACGTTTCACAGAGGTGGGTGGGGATGTGAATTGGCTGCCCACTGAATGGAGGTGGGGAGAAAATTTAAATAATGTCTTAATTAGGGACAATTTATAGGGCTTGCTGAGCAGCCACTGCTATATGGGGATGCTGCCAGCTTAATGGAGGTAGCCTCTGCAGGGTGTTCGGCAGCTATCAGAGTCAGAGGCTCTATCACCCAAACAGGGGGCCACTAGCAGCAAAAGCCACAGACAGCCTGGGTGTGCTAACAGCTATACTAACCAGcaatttaagatcatcagtcAAGTTCCTAATTTGGATCATTTACAGTTGCTAGAGTGACATCCATTCATACGCAAGGAcctgttctctgcaaacaaaagataTATGTTCAAACCTTGTGCCTTTCTTGGATGGTGAGGAGGCTTGGAGAGTGAACATTTCTATGATACTGTTATTCCCCAGAAACATTCCAATTGAAATATGATCTGCGTTTCCCATTCAttccccagaactaggtccagcatTGCTCCTTTTTCATTGGGCTACAAACAAAGTGATCAAGAAGAACTTCTTCCTTTTTTTAAGAATCCTTCCCCCCTTTGCCCTTTCTACTGTTGCCAGTCCAGTCCTTATTAGGACAATTTAAGTCACCCATTTTCACTGCTCTGGAATTCTTGCATCTTTCTGTAAGGTTCTTGCAACAAATTTGCTTTTCTATCTTCTTCCCACTAGTAGGCGACCTAAAACACATACTCAGTGCCATAATAGTTCCTTTATCATTCTGTAGTTttaaccaaatagattctgtctttCGTCCCTGTTAATGCTGCTGTGTTTAGGCAATACTATATGAATCTAATATCACCAGCATTACACTTCATAAGCTTACTTCCTTGGAGAATTGATACTGAGAActtcctccctcctttcccctcacttacagactggaacatgcaGAAGCAGAAAATCCCAATCTATTCTTCCCCACAGGTAGCTCCTTCATAGGAGAATCACACACCCAAGTCATCACACTCATAATTATAAAGTGGCTGCTATGCAGTTTTGCTTGTAAAAGCTAACCAAAAATTGATTTTTATTTCATAGAAAAAATATATACTTACAGAAAATTCAAAATTCATGGTAATATTAAGTGGAGGCAGGCGATCAAGGTGATATTTTATTGAAGAAATAAGCAAGAATAGTCCATAATCCAGCATTATGATTATTGTCCAAATACATATGTTACTGAAGATGGGAGCACTGAATCTTGCCATAGTTTTCCATTCCTTTTCTGATAAATGGAGTGCTGGGATCTTTATAAAACACTTCCTCTCTTTTCTGGTTAGTTGGAGCAGATGAGGCTTCCCTTGTTCTTTCTGTTTCTCATCAAACTTCAGGAACTGATTTGTGACATATATGTTTTCAAACTTTATGTTGGTTAAAAACCTTTTGGTATAGAACCAAGTAAATACTAGGATCAGTAAGATGCCCATTATGAGCATTGCACTTTTACAAATGTGGGAAAACCTGTCCAATCTTGAAATGATGCAGTTAGCCAAGATCTCCAAGTTAATTCTGGTTGCATTGAGGTTTATTTTCAAAGCATCATCTTCTATATTGTGTTCTATCTTTAAATAATCTTcaaacttcacaaaataatttgtTGGTAAATGTTGCATTTGTTCCCGAATCCAATATATAACATGAATGTATTTTTTCAGAAGGTCACTGACTGATGGGAGCATGTTCTCCAGGTTGCATTCTAAACTTTCTACTAATCTTCTTAAATTGAGAAAGCTGTTTAGAGCACAATTATAAAGCACCACACTGGTGCCAGCTGTTATCAGAGCATTACGACCTTGCTGTGTCCCACATGAAATGAGGAATATCAGAATGAAGCATCTGAAATACTTTGAAAGAAACAAAGCTCCAGAAGTGACGACAGCAAAGGTTCCACACACTGCCAGAGTCACCAATAGGCTGCATTGTAATGCCTGCAAACACACGTAGAGGATGCCGCTGGCCCCCAGTCCCATCAGAAAACAAAGTGAGAGCAGACACAGAATGTTCTTCAAACCAGGTTTTTGTTCTGATGCAAACAGCTCGAAGAGGCTTCCAAAAAATTGAGCAACAATCTTGAGAATGGCCATTTTAATTTGGATAACTTTTCCACAGTTGAAAAAActgaaatcaaataaaatattCACAATTATTATTTGAGGAGCAATGGGCCCTGATTAACTAAGAACAGTGCTAGTATACATGAAATTTCAATCTAGAGACATTTCCTTCACATCTCACCTCAGCTATCGGTCATTACACAGCATGAAAATTGGATTAACAGTTAGAACAAACAGGTTGAAAAAATGTTGCTTTGTGTTATGCCTCAACCTGTAAAACTAAAGCAAACCCTAATAATTAGAATAAAGCTCCTGCTCAAACATCTCAAAAATAACAACACAATATAACAAGCATTcagaaatgaataaaataattaagcttggatattttctttgtttttattaGTAAGTTATGTTCTGTCTTTTTATTTTTCTATTTCACTTATATGGCTTGAAAATGTGCACTGAATCACATGTACATTTTTTGGTCCAATTATATCTTAACCCCGAGTCCACTTCAGCTGAAGATTGCATATGTTCTTGTTCTGTGACCAGCTATTATGAAATCTCCATTACCAAAATCCAACTACAGGAGTTTTTTTGTCAAAGCTATTGAATTACAGATGTCTAAAGGTTAACATGACCATGTAATTAACACTGCCAAGTCAATATCAAATGTAATTTAACATGCTACACCATTGCACTAAAATTCCACTTGGAGTCTTTTGGACTTTCATCCTGAGGCAAGAAATGCAAGTCAGACCATTTCCCATCACCTGCCTGATAATGCCTGCTCACACTATGTTCACAGTGGGTTTGTGGAGATAGGCTGGAGTCAGACACATGATAGGGAGGGAGGCATGTGAATGTTGAAATCAGCAAGTTAGAACATGCATCTCTAGTCACTGGAGCAATAGCTCAGTTTTGAATAGGATTATTAGGCACCCTGGCCCAAACTCCCcagccacacccctcccccatatACAATAAACAATCAACCATTCGAAAAGCATTAATCCTATTAACTGCTCATAAAACCGTCAGTCAAAACAAAGGGATTGACAGCTGTGTCAACAATCCCTGCTGAGCTAAATTGAGATTGGAACTCAGTTGAGGATTAATCATGGGATTCCACTGCACAACTGTATAAACCATTTCAGATGAGCagaaaggggattttcacagtaatttcattgcagtgtaaaagtaagcctacttgtgacattaataaacttcaaactttttaaAACTGTCAACAAAGCCTTGAGAACTGAATCTACATTAAATCCTTTAAAGTAGTCCAGTATCTGGACCAAGAAAAGATTAAATCACAGAAGGGAATTGATACATTAAAATCTTGATCTCAAGATTGAATGCAGGATAGCACTTTATTTACTGGATAAAGTACTCAAATGCATTTGAATATTTTCACAGTGCTAGTCAATATAATTGTCATTTATTTTTTCTAAACAAATTCTTGTCAttaatcactgcattaaaaatatACTTAACTTATGATACACAAttacagaattgaacctgggttcctggtgctgtgaggcagcagtgccatccactgtgccaccgtgctgctcaaagTTACATGTGAAGTAACTTATTTTACCCTCACTTGTCAAAAGGTTCCCAACTCCAGACTAGGTTTTTTCCCATGGTTCACAACTGCTCTGATGTGCCATGAACCCCATCTCCTCGCAAAATGGACACAAATTCATATATATGGTGTGGGGCCTAAAATGCCAACCCCTGCAAATGGAGGACTATGTTCAGGATTACTACCTGCACCTTTATTCCAGGGCCATAAAAAATCTACATGACGGGAATGGTGGCAGGAACCCAGAAAATAATCCTGCGCATCATTTTTATATCCCACCTGTCTCCATTCTGTCCTGAAAATCCAGCAATATTTCAATTtcagggctgctttgtctttgGAACTTGTAGCCTAATTTCACCCAGAAACAATAAATGATCTGCAGCATTGCAAGTATTAAATATAAATTGTGTTTGGAATTAATATATTAGAATAAACCAAATATGTTATTTTTTGGTATTAATACATAATTACTACCTGACTCAGTGATTGCATCACATTTGATAATTCTGTACTAAATCATCATGTATTTAGCACATGAACCACCCTGACTTGCACTGATGcctgctgctagcaaacaatgcaGCAAAACAGAAATGGAACTGTCACCAGAACAGTCATGAGAGTAATTGGTACTTGGAAATGGTTTTGTTGTTCTCGGGCTCCAGATGACAGTTAAGCATCTGCCCCACCAATCATAATGTTGTCTGATGAAATAATGGCTTCTGGTTGAGCAATATTGTTGAAGTACTGAATGAATGATTACAATAATCAGATACAAGTGAGAACAGCCTACAGGGGTAAGCAGATGTTAATAATTAGAAATAGGATCAATGATTTCAGAAATAAATAGGCACGTTCATTCTAGTCTGACACCAAATTCCATCATTTACAAATAAATAGTCTCAAATAGGACTAGGCGTGATTTCAAAGATTTATGTCATATCGTAGTTGATGTTAATGGATTAGTAATCTGGAGGGCAGGAaaaaaatcctgccatggcaattTTAGAATTTAACTAGATTTTTGATATCTGACAATAAGTGCTAGTATCAACATAGGATGTTGAATTATCGTTAAACATAActagtttactaatatcctttagggaaggacatttaCCATCTTTATTTGGTTggatctatatgtgactccaatcccATAACAATTTGATTGACTCTAACTGTTCAGTGAAATGGCCTGCCTAGCCACTCAATGTAGTGGTGATTGTGGTTCCATACAACTGTCAGTCAGGGAAGTTAGAGATAAGCAATAAATACTGCTTTTGTCAACAATGCTTACACCCTGAGGGCAAAAAAGTAAAAATGATAAGTAGTTCAGTTTAGTATATATAGGccccaaaaaaactaagtgcccaatgggcaagAAAAGGGGATATTTTTCCATCTGTTTTTGTGCatacttacctgaatgaatctctGGCACTCCGTGCatacagagtgcctcagagagtTTCACGCTGGTAATTGGGCCTAATCCACCCCTAGAgggcggcagcatagtgctgagtgggccactgcgcaagcGCACTGCCTCCCCCTCCTGATCAATGGcctcccgacaccccccccccccccaaaatggtGGCATTCCCGGGCTGATTACACAGAAAAAAAGAACCTGGGAGACTCGCATTTGGCAGGATGCCGATCAGTAATCCCACTAACGGTCCCGGCTgttgtctcccagcccgctgtgctacccgagcagtgcagcaggctgggagaatcctggccataatATTGGAACAAAATCTAAATGCCATAATGTTTTTTGAGATTGATAGATATTTTCATATTTTCAGCTAAGAATTGTTATTCATACAGTTTGCATTTAAATAAAACTGGAAATAATGAACTGAAGCAAGACATGAATATGATCAGATGGACTTACTTCATCAGTTCAGACACCTTCCCCTACCATGACTTAGCTACTGGGTACATTGCACTATACGGAACTGAGCCTTATAGAATGGGAAAATCCTACATTAAACACCTACAATTTGTTTGGTTAAGTT belongs to Mustelus asterias chromosome 7, sMusAst1.hap1.1, whole genome shotgun sequence and includes:
- the LOC144496154 gene encoding dendritic cell-specific transmembrane protein-like, with protein sequence MAILKIVAQFFGSLFELFASEQKPGLKNILCLLSLCFLMGLGASGILYVCLQALQCSLLVTLAVCGTFAVVTSGALFLSKYFRCFILIFLISCGTQQGRNALITAGTSVVLYNCALNSFLNLRRLVESLECNLENMLPSVSDLLKKYIHVIYWIREQMQHLPTNYFVKFEDYLKIEHNIEDDALKINLNATRINLEILANCIISRLDRFSHICKSAMLIMGILLILVFTWFYTKRFLTNIKFENIYVTNQFLKFDEKQKEQGKPHLLQLTRKERKCFIKIPALHLSEKEWKTMARFSAPIFSNICIWTIIIMLDYGLFLLISSIKYHLDRLPPLNITMNFEFSAETKFVNVRVGSHTSTETFSYETHLSKGDCITQSTLSITKVWIPLVALIAALLLLTLFSAKFTILKVLVLSSFYAEMEKRRIEFLHEKILQKRSWVKLMSEDKVQNFTANRVSFWFPILRMKQSRNELPKRTEIHYQSSGEFCIEL